The window AATGTACTCAATAGCTCGTCGATTGTAAAACTGATATTTGTCAACCCACACGACGCCAAATTGTGTGCTCTACTTGAAAGCaggattttattttctttcttttttttgagAGGGGCGGTATTAGTTTTCCTCAAGTTCTGTTTATCAAATACTCTAACATATTTTAAGTTGATGAATAATCTACCCCAATACCTGCTAGTGTttgaatgatataatttttatttggatACACAAAATAAACAACATGAAACATACATCTATTTACAACACATATTCGACATGATCGATTCCATTTAATATGAACGTTTTTTAAGACGAAACTTTCATaatatattaatgaatatttatgaagaaaactgaaaaaaaaatacacaaaataaacagcaattatGAAAGTTCAAAGCAATAacgatatcaaatatttttgtttaaagtttaaacaagttaaacaaaagaaatgGTTGATCAAATCAATATGTCGACTTTGcgattaattaaatgaaaacacttGCAAGTGAACAAAATCAATAAGATTTGTACTCTTGATTACTTCCTCTctattacatataaaaaaactaatttacgataaattaatatttttcattaaaacgtTTGTACATAAAACGATACACATGTATTGTTTAAGTGTTTTTCAGCTGATGGTTAAGTACACATATTTTTTGGAGTCAAACAATACGCACGGGTATTGATACGCAGTTGCGTGATTTATTATAcacaagttttaatttttttaccatACTCGCGGGGAGTTTTACGAAGTTTTAAGCTTACTGCGCAACTAGTGTAATTTTCCCCCTCACGTAATTAAccacgtttacagtatttagaTCAAAATTCGTATATTGATTGACTATCTTGCATTCCTTTTGAAACATTTTGTCATAAATAGTAAGTAGaaataataattcataaatattattttataaatgtgaaaatttggtttttaattttcgataaaaatgtttacattacaatGTTATTTCGCATATAAACCGTTTTAAGTCATCGCAATCATCATCCGACCATGACCCATCGCTTTCCATAGTGCAGCAGTCAGCGTTCCTTGTTAAAAACCTATGTCCAATTTGAATATTATTCGGCTGATAAGGACCCCAggaaacaaagctattgttatcgAGTTGAGTTCCACCAATCCAATGAAAATTGCCTTCAACTGTTCTATCGTGTAATCCAATCCAGTAGCGGCCAGAGTTGACTTGttacaaaatgaaattgaaaatatcattaGGGTCAAGAATATAACATCTGGTGGCCAAGATATAGTAAATGAAATGAGCCtacaaatttatgaaatttgaaacatattatttttgtaatgatgcgtaaaggtatatatataaaatcaattttatgaaGTCATGGTATATCTAGCACTAAAGCTATTTACCAGATATTGGTTAAGGCTAAACATCGTTCGTAAAAAGGCACTGTCACAAAGGCATGTATATGCATGTCACCCCTTGAATTACGTTACACCCTACTGAAAACCTTAAATTTGTGGCCGACGTGTGGTATCCATTTTGTGGCCTagattaatttttgtatttacatatTGTTATATGTGCATTTTCTGTAAATATTGCATTCATCTGTATATTTGATGTAAGTTTTCTCCTGGCCCGGAGAAAGTGTGtagaatttgataatttcatatcGAAAGAGTAACAGATGTACCTCCACACAGGTAAGACCTCCACAGCGAACTACCCATTTTACACCTGAACCCAATGGCTGAAGTGTAGTATTTCTTATGTTGCTTTAGAATTTGCACTTTTGTACATTTATAGCTCACCAGAGCTTAAAGATTAAGCGAGCTTTTTCgatcactttttgtctggcgtctgtttgtaaactttttacattttcgacctCACCATAACCAATGGTTTAATCAATTAAACCAAACTTGGCAAAAACCAATGTTAGGTAAAGGAGTTcaagtaattttaatttaaatcaaatgggagataatatagaaatattgaaaaaaactgtagattttttcattcaaaaattgtCCACAAGTAGATTGGACTAAAACTTAATCTGTAAGAGTGGAATGTGTTCTAATTAATgaccttttttcttttttttttgaagagttgtccccctttgcttttattctataaaaattcattctaaacaaaatatatacggtttaaaattcatttacattaGTTTTTGTATTCCTAATCACAGGATGAaactgtgccattcagtcaactgaaatatgactgaaaggtaactgaaatgtgaTTAAATGACATAGCTCTGCAATTCAGTCACCTTTTCAGATctttcagttaacattcagttgactgaatggcacagttTCATCCTGtgaatgataaaatacatctttccaccaaagtattttttgatattcctagtaattacttttttacttattaaaatagaccttaatgcaattttcattaattaagtactgcttagttaataatatttttgaaaaattctctcGGTAACCCTTTTTCTACTCTTAAATgctttatataaatatcaaagtattaaatACATGATGAATATTCAAGGTTGGAAAAATTTGGTCCTAATATGATTCGATTACCTtaaagcatcctcaaataggaTATATTCAAGTTCGTCAAATCAAAAATCCCGGGGAGAGGTGGAGGCAACAATTGGGATCGAATTTTACCAAATCTATAGACCAAAAATTCCTCTTAAAAATCAGTtggccagataaaatgtaactTGTCtgggagcatcctcatgtaAGGTAGAATAAAgttttttcatacatgtatcatgatgccaaggggtagggtgggtCTCACTGGGAAGAGGTTGTttacagtaaaatatatagagagagaaaaTTCCTCCTAGAAACCATTtggccaaaaaaaataaattgaataaattgaCGAAATACTTTCAAACTATTTTTATTGAAACCAACTGCCTAGAAAAGTCTGTAGTGtaagtgaaagcaacttcagattgtattaattcaaattcatcaaaatcataATATTCAAGGGTAGTATTGTCCCACATTGGGAGATGAAAttaagcaaagaaaaaaattcattgttcTCCGCTAAAATGTTATATCATATAGTTTTACTGATAtacatgaattttgaaaaatgtttgacTGTTAAAGAATTGTTTAGATTTTTGCCGAATTTTGCACAATTGGGCCCAACAAAGTTTGATGTTAGTATTATcctattttacatgtaaactgtACAGTTGTTCATATGATCTGCAATGCTCAATAAgttatatgactataaaattagTCTGTAACATAAGGGTCTCAATAGTAAACAATACTATCTGGaggaaaatttcaaaatcattttttaaagttaacatTTTAGTACATTCTTTTAAGTTAACATTTTAGtacattcttttaatattttgtataagaCACCAAAATGCTTGACTAAtgctgctcaggtgagcgatgcgGACCATGGGTCTATCAATGCATTGACCTGTTTATGTGCTTTTGTCCTGCATTTGATACTTTCAGTGCGACTAGTTGTACGTTCTATCAAGTCAGACCTGTTCATCAAAATACGCACAGTTGGTAAGCAGTCTTATGTTTACACCGGGTCTTCAGGAATTCAGCGAGAAATATTGTGGACAATGCCTTTTACGAGTAGTGCTCAGCTTTAAACGAAATGGTTTTTATGACAAATTGATTTTATACTATTATActattaatattcataatttaaCGGTTTATGTGTCATTCATCTAACAGctttataaaaacataaactTACAACTTTGAAGAGCATTAGATATAAAGCCATTTTTATCCTCCACATCTAGTGTTATTAAATGTCCACCGTCATTTTTACAGTATTTTTCTGCGTTTGACCATGTAAGGTTAACTGTATCTACAATTCTGTAGCAAATCCTTTTCTTATCATCGAGTAAATAGTGTCTATGTCGACAACCTGAAATTAACAAAAGGAATTTAAAGATAACtgagatttttttcattattatttaaaagttttcatattttccaaaaagaatAACTTGTCTATTTATCAATCATTTACCTGATCTTAGACATGCTGAAGAATTTCTGAGCGATATACACTGTTCTCTTATTTTACATGCATGATTCAAACAGTGACCCATTATTTCCTATCAAAATATAAGATACAGTCAATAAAACTAAAATCACCAGCTAATCATGCATGATTAGTGCtcgaaaaataaaatctttgttTGAATTCGATCTATCAATCTGATGTAAAGATAAAAATGGGaaagcaatatttttgtagATATATCTCCATGAATAATGCGATCAATTTCTAGCGAAGAAACAAATAAAAGTGAAACTTCTGTTAATCCATTTTGGTTTCaacaatatttgaatatttaagaaagaaTAATATGGAATGTAGCATACATTTATATCCTAAATCAGGAAAATAAGTACATACCTTGTCTTGGCTGATATTGTGCATTATTGCAAACCCGACGTCTGGCTTTACAGAAGTTTCATTTAATTCCGTATTGAAGAGGTAGCAGATGAACTGCATTTTATCGTAATTTACGAATGTGCACCCCGTAAACAGGGAACATTCGTGAAAGCAACGAATCGGACCGATGTTGCGAATCTCGCTGTAGGACTCACTGCTTGTATACTTTACGCCTTCGTATATTCCATTGTTTGGTGGACAGCTTACACTTTCTGTTGtttgtaaataagaaataattataATGGCAATACCTGGGAAAAACAATGGTAAGTTTCGAATCATactttggttttaaaaatctaGTTTGTTGTACATAGTTtaacaacaattgtttaggCAATAAACAAGTCCTCTGTAGACTAGGCACTGCTCCGCAATAAGATTGATTATATATAAGATCCTTAGCATCGACCAACGTCCTAATTTAAAGAATTGCATATTCAAAATAATCGAAAACAAATATGTCGATAGAAACATGTAACCAAATCGATCAATTCCATTTGAAACGAAAATTGTATGAAACTCGagaatttttaatgatatttttcaaaaaaccgAGTTTATATCTTCTGCCATATAATAAGAATATATTATATGAGTACATTGTAACAGGCTAGGTTGTGACAATTAaagcaaaataatattaaattgtaCATGTTCCATTTTTTCACTAGCTACATATGTTTGCTTACTTTATAAATAACTGcgtatttaatacttttttttttcaagaaggACTTTAAGTAATTAATGTTAGTTATGTttcctctaaaaaaaaatactgtgaaTGAATTATTACTTTGTTGTGTAACAAACCAGTGAAATTATTGTGCGTAAAATTCAGTCGTCACCTTGTTCCAAATTGAACTCGTTATATGTGTCGTTATAAAACATTAAACCTAAATAGGGTCCTAGCGAGAAAACAAGAACATAACATATAGTTCAAAAACTAAAAGGGTAGAAAAAACACAATTTGTGAACTTTAACATACCTACGatcttttataaaaagaaaaatcaaatcaaagagAAATCTACGaatgaaatgtacatgtattatcactCACGTAACACGTCAAAAGAAGCGtggtttgcttttttaaaatatattttagttccattattttttaaagcccCCTGTCGTACTTTGGGAAAGGGTTTCATTTCTACCTTTGTTATACGATATTGGGGCAGTTTATGCTGTACAAACCGCGACGCAGtttataaaacaagaggcccatcggccacattgctcacccgAGGAACAATAGATATGATCAGCTTACATGTAATAGAATCATAatgcaaactatctggacaatgttgtATAATAAATCTagatattgaataattaaaaattcatttttcccaTTGGATATTCCTACTATCATTGTTCCCTATTCTAACAAGATAATTGtacagtcatatcacatgtttaGCATTTCAGTTCTCAAataagatcctaaacaatttttaatgtatatgggatataaacctacatcaaactctgaaccccttgtgacgCCCAAGAActgtccaggggccaaagtctacagaatttaaaaaaaaccaaccgaCTAATAAATTTCTCAATAGAAtatctttaaagatttactctatataatcctatgtaaaacttcgacccccccctcccattgtggccccaccctacccccagagattatgattttcacaattttgaatatacCTTACCagaagatgctttcacacaaatttcagcttttctggctgattagtttctgagaagaagacttttaaagatttactcgatatattcctatgtcaaGAATTTAATCCCTCAGTGTGGCCacaccccaggggtcatgatttttacaactttgaatctacattatctgaggatgctttcacacaagtttcagcgtTCCTGGCCAAATCATTCTtagaaaaggttttttttttgaaaatttctcaaataatttcaataatgCTTAATTAAGTCTCCTTGAAAATAGTCGTGGctcttaattttcacaattttgaaattttttttgcttAAGGGGGCTTTGTTCCaggtttggttgaaattggccactggcaagtagttcttgagaagatgtcgAAAATGTGAAAGGTTTACAGAcgtacagacagacggacggactgataGACGACAGACGAAAATGTGATCAGTAaagctcatttgagctttcaACTCAAATGAGCTAAAAAGCGTAAACTCTCCCAAGTTTGCTTATACTCGTATCACATAGAAAGATATCAAATCGATTCCTTATAAAGTGATTTTCTTACAACTCATATCGTAAATAAGGTTTAACATTCAATGAAATGACGTTAAACTGTACAGAAATCTATTAATAACGTCAGGCGTACTATTACATTTTGCACACGCGTCGTATTGAGACGTAGGCAAGTTATGTTAAACAGTATGGATGAATTTGTTCAGTCAATCAAACGAGGTgttacatttaaaattatttttttatattataactgCATCTAAGTTAATAATATATCTCTCTATTCTATTTTCTCGATTGATTGGCGCTATCGTTATATACCGTATCCCTAAAATATGTAATAGTTTACTGTTTAAGTaagatcatttttttaatacgtCTCGGCGATACAGacgaaataaaacttaaaacttagaTTGTCATGAGTAATCAATTTTGTAAACTACAATATTCTGTAAAACACTTGCTTCAAAATAATTCTTGCCGTAAAAAACTTCCCAAACATTATCTATTGTTAACCTCTCAGGATCTTCAGCAAGCCAAAAATTACTAATAAACACTTGTCAAACAATtgccattgatttttttataaaggtAGTTCTACAttgatttgattatttaaaagtattatcAAAACATACCAAAAAAGGCTTTGTAATGTGAGAAGGATTCATCACAGCTATTACAATAAGtacacaacatacatgtattttttttggaCTTAAAGTATACAGAGTTTTaccttcattttttttctaatgcaagatatttgtatttgtacatgtataaatgagttgtattagttttaaaaagaatgcATACTGAGCAAACAAAACGTTGTATTGCGTAAGAGGCGACATGCATTTTAATGATCGATATTTCacaataaattgattatattcCTGTTCAGGCAGAcggatttttaaaagagttataACAACCTGATTTTAAAGCTTAAGATATACCTTACAATTTGGAAATTCCCGTATCTATATATAACTTATATGTATTCATGTCAAATCGGATGCTTGTTTAAAAAAGTGTGCTCGTGAGCGCTTGCCAAAATTCTCTATACCTGCGAAACAATTCTGACGAACGCTTGCGAGCTCTCACTCTGCTGAAAAGGCCTccagtttcattttaaatcactTTGGGATCATTGTGTTTGTGATATCTCTTTTGAAGGCTTTAAGGGTaagtttaaagaaaacttaCGGCAATTAAATATCAATAACAAGTTTCTATGTTTCTCCTCACatctaaaatgtttttgaacAGGTTTGTTTTTTCTccgaataaaataaattaattttctatatacatacatattaattatttatggTATAGATATAGTGTATCGACtcttaaatgtacatgtttaccTATTTGAAGATAAAATGCTGATGTAAGTTTAAATTGGTTAATACAAATGACAACCACATGGAGCAGGGGAGGGGGATAGaatagaatacaattataatataaacaatacgACATAATCAAACCTAATaaagaattttcttttttaacgaaACTTTTATAAACCTACTAGGtacaaacatgaaaaaaaatattctcacctaaattgaaatatctttaaattttaatatttcgaTTTATTCTATCTTACAGCTTTCTGACGAAAGGTACCTATTCGCATTAATGAAGATGGAGAAATGGATCTTGATAAGTGCAATATTCTTGTTGCTGGATCTCATAACTCTTATTATCGATGGCATTTTCTACAAAGAGTTTAAAGATTTCAGAGAAACTCCAAAAGTAAGTAATTTTACTCAGAAGGATGCAAATGAACTGAAAGCACCAGTTTTAGCATTTGTGGTTCTGGAGACGATTACAGAAGTTATGAGCTTTGCATTTACCATATACCTTTTCATAACAGCAGATCGCTACgttcaagaaaagaaaaactggCCATTCGTTATATCTGTCCTCGGTGTATTGTTTGACTTCGCTCAAACTGTTATTGCCCTAACAACTGCATTCAAAATGGACAAAATGGAACTTGGAGATGTCCAATTTGTAAAACCAGTGTTTGGGTTAATTAAGGCAATATTTCAATTGCCACTACTTTTGCTTATTTACCGTGAAGAAGCGCCATTTACTCGGCTAATAGAAGTTGAAAACGACGAAAAAAACTACGGGTCAAGTCCCAGAAAGCGTCCGTCTTGTCTTCAATGGATGACCTTTATTGGCAATGGTATTAActtgttttgttctttcattTTGCTAACTAGAGTTTCAAATTTTATGTAACACAAAGATAACAACAAGACTGTGTGTAGCTGTgtgttttttattcttttatgaGGAGATTTATCAATAACGTACACCTAAATGTAGTTGTATCAATGTGTTTTGTCTTTCCTATCTTGGTCTGCCCTATGTATATAtgtgttctttattttttatttttttttttgcttcaaaAGCAGctgctttattatttttatgtctATAACGACCATTGATTTTTTTGCAGGTTTATGTTAATAATGCATTAGCATTTATAATTGTATTGTTAGTGTCATATCCATTTGTGATTTCCAAATTCAATATTTACCCCCACCTCATCATGCTGTGCAAATCGCCCTACCGATGTTTCCTCTTCTTTATTCTTTTGTTAACAATGTAATAATAATATACTCATACCTGACGTACACGCAAGATAATCGTGAAAATCTATTTTCATTGCTGAGTGATATCTATTTTTAGCGTGCGTCATGTATAAATCCCCATTCTAATTTTATCTGCAATAGTTGTGTAAGAGATTCAAAGTAATGGCAGCAGAAAACTAAGCTTATTTATATAGTTAACGTAAAATTGATGTAGTTGCCAATGTTTTAATAAACTTCAATTTCCGTtgtgtttctttttaatttgttattctcTTATTATCGATAAACCAGATTCGATTGCTTCCAGACGAAAGTTTATTAAGTAAATGTATAAAAGAAggttatcttttaaaaaataaacatataaatacatatatacacgtcatatatttattgcataagaaaaacaaaaaaatgagaacgtattaaataaaatattaacccATTTCATCGgtattttagaatgaaatacatCAAAAGATCTAATTGTGTGATCACGCAGTGTTTGCTCTTAACCTTAAATTATACGGTTGAATGTTTATTGCATGCAGTTTCAAACGATCtagaacatttttcaaattgtttaaagtTTAAACAAGTAGAAATATAACAGAAGAAATAGATGACCATATCGATCTCTCGATTTCCAAATAAAATAGTTGAAAGAGTCGCAGGTGatcaacaataaatatttaaactcaATGTAACTAGACTTTTAACTAATAAGCACATtcattatattatttgaattgtttaattctatgaaaattaaaatcatttaaagtaATTTCGTACATAAACCGAAATATTAGGATCAATATTTGTTCAACAAATCTAAATAATTAAGGAACGCCATGGTCTACTAATAACAATTACTTTACAAAATGTATCTACGTATATTACAAATGTACTTGACCATCTTTTATTCTTGTCACAACGTTATAACATAAATagtaataattatttaaaatatatattatatatgtgaAAACTcggttttaatatttttgaaagtaTAATGCCTACATTACAATGTTATTTCACATATAAAGGGTTGCGGGGTCTCGCAATCATCATCCCACCACGACCTATCACTTTTCATACTACAGCAGTCAGCATTAGTTATTAAGAAATTTGATGCAATGTTATTTGGCTGATTAAGACCCCAAGAATCAAAGCTATTGTTATCAAATTGAGTTCCATCCATCCAATGGAAATTCCCTTCAACTTTTCTATCGTGCAATCCAATCCAGTAGCGTTCAGAACTGACTTGAAAATGGAATTGAAATATATCATTAAGCTTGATCACGTACATGTTAAAGCTGAACACTACTCATAAAAAACAACAGTACACGAGTATATAAACCACAGATAAAGTTTACCCCAATAGTGTAACAATAACACAAGGTATCTAATTCTAAATTGCGTggattttcaatcatttttgctTTCAACGGAATAACAGCGGACAAATGTTTATGATCATTTTCTTCTACGATAATTTGTGCACACAACCAAATAGGGTTCGCTTGCCTTTATTTACTTCTTTCTTCAAAAGCAGCGTCTAAACATTTTTCGCCTTCTTAATAAGTAGTTTCACATCACGAACTTCTATGTATTGGTCTCGGGAAGAAAGCAGATATTAAAATCAAACTGTTTTAGAAAACTActttttttactaataaatgTCATGATTCCCACATCGTACATATAACCTGTAATTTATTTAGCTTTCCCAATACCCAATACTGTTACGCTATCATTAGATGCACACTTATTCATCAGTCCGAGGCCAGTACATAGAGGATCGTGGTGTTTAACAACTTTTCCAGTAAGCGAGCAATGATTGGACACTGGTGATGTCGATACAAGACAATAAATGCAATAGTGCCATCCGTGGCTTCCTGGGTAAAGTATCGTACAAGAGGAATTTCCCATTGCGATTCATCTGAACGCGAAAATGATAGCAATTCACAGAAAATGGCACTCTAAGAAAGAATTCGGACTtgcacccgattgcacaccttaACCTCATTGTGATTCATTTGAACGAGAAAATGATTGCAATTCCTAGAAAATGGCACTCTAAGAAACAGAATTCGGACTtgcacccgattgcacacctaaACCTCATTATTATCCGGAACGTGTAAATTTCGTCACGTTGCCTTAGATTTTACGCTTTTATTCCTTGTCTTATGTGCATTTTCTGTTTGAATATAATGCATTGACTTATGTTTGTTGTTACTTTTGTCTTAGCTTGGAATTACTGCGtatgatttaataattttatcgcAACGGAGTAAGACAGCAATGTGAGATGCCAGTCTACAAATGTGAGACCTGTTCATAGAaaaagttttaacaaatatgtgGTCTACGGCTTATAAACGTGTTGAAGGGATAGCAGCGAGGAAAGAGAAATATCGCGGACAATGCATTTTACGAgtagtgttcagctttaaacaaaaaagatttgatgatgaattcatttttatacTATACTGACCATAATTGAATGGTACATATTATGCAATTAATCTAACAGATTTGTAAAAACATGAACTTACAACTTTGAATTGCATTAGATAGAAATCGATTTTTATCCTCcaaattcaatgtaattaaATGTCCACCGTCATTTTCACAGAACTGTTGTGCGTTCGACCATGTTAAGTTAACTGTATCTATAATTCTGTAGCAAATCCTTTTCTTATCATCGAGTTTGTACTGTTTATGTCGACAACCTGAAATTAACATAAGACATATAAGAAAAATTTAtatagatttttgttttttccttGATTCATATTTTCCATGAAACAGTATATTTACATAgatcatgttttaacaatatacctgattttaaatttttaacatgcTGAAGAATTTCGGAGCGATACACACTGTTCTCCGTTCTTACATGTATGATTCAAACAGTGACCCATTATTTCCTATCAAAATTTAAGATACAGACAATATATTAACACTAGAGACATAATCTGATGATAAAAAGTCATGCATAATAGATAGTGTTcgtaaaaatgaaatcttaacTCAATCCAATAATCTGCTATAATAAATGTATAGCAAAACAAGACTGTGTTTAGAAATATGCcaattaaagttaaatttataccaactaaaaatatattattaataaaacagAAACATTCGATATTATCCGTAATTTATTCACAACAGTTTTAAGTAAGAATACCTGAAGCTAGCATATATTTAAAATCGTAAATTTGGAAATAAAGTACATACTTTATCTTGGCTGACATTGTGCATTATTGCAAATCCGACGTCTGGCTCAACAGAAGTTTCTATTAGGTCTGTATTAAAAAGGTGGCAGATGAACCTCATCTTATCGTAATTAACGAATGTGCATACCTTGAACAGTAAACATTCGTGAAAGCAACGAATTGGACCGATTTTGTGAATCTCGCTAAAGAAATCACTGTCTGTATACTTAACGCCTTCATATATCCCATTCTTTGGTGAACAGCTAAAACTTTCTGTTGTTTGTATGTTTAATCGAAATAAAACGTATACAACTAGGAAagacataaatatattttgaatcataatttgattaaaaaaatgcacAAGTCCTTTTTTAGACTAGGCACTAGTCCGCAATAAGAGTCACAATCAATAAGACTCTTTTTTTATAGATCACGGTCTCAATTTAAAGAACTGcgtataacaaacaaaatcggAAAAAGGTATATTGACGAAAAACTGTTACCATATCgataaattcattttgaaagGAAAGATCAATTAT is drawn from Crassostrea angulata isolate pt1a10 chromosome 5, ASM2561291v2, whole genome shotgun sequence and contains these coding sequences:
- the LOC128185379 gene encoding uncharacterized protein LOC128185379; translation: MQFICYLFNTELNETSVKPDVGFAIMHNISQDKEIMGHCLNHACKIREQCISLRNSSACLRSGCRHRHYLLDDKKRICYRIVDTVNLTWSNAEKYCKNDGGHLITLDVEDKNGFISNALQSCLT